The window GGGACCCaggacagcagcctgggccaGAGGGTGAGTGCAGGGGTAGTGGGGACCCaggacagcagcctgggccaGAGGGTGAGTGCAGGGGTAGTGGGGACCCaggacagcagcctgggccaTAGGGTGAGTGCAGGGGTAGTGGGGACCCaggacagcagcctgggccaGAGGGTGAGTGCAGGGGTAGTGGGGACCCaggacagcagcctgggccaGAGGGTGAATGCAGGTGTAGTGGGGACCCAGGACAGCAGCCTGGGCCGGAGGGTGAGTGCAGGTGTAGTGGGGACCCaggacagcagcctgggccaGAGGGTGAGTGCAGGGGTAGTGGGGACCCaggacagcagcctgggccaGAGGGTGAGTGCAGGTGTAGTGGGGACCCaggacagcagcctgggccaGAGGGTGAGTGCAGGTGTAGTGGGGACCCaggacagcagcctgggccaGAGGGTGAGTGCAGGGGTAGTGGGGACCCaggacagcagcctgggccaGAGGGTGAGTGCAGGGGTAGTGGGGACCCaggacagcagcctgggccaGAGGGTGAGTGCAGGGGTAGTGGGGACCCaggacagcagcctgggccaGAGGGTGAGTGCAGGGGTAGTGGGGACCCaggacagcagcctgggccaGAGGGTGAGTGCAGGTGTAGTGGGGACCCaggacagcagcctgggccaGAGGGGGATTCGGGCTCCCTGCTGAGGCCAGCTCTGTCCCAGGCTCccaggagagagaaggcagggaaggggtgagggcagGTGAGGGCACAGGCTGTCCTAGACACCTCATCTAAGGAGTTTCACCTGGCCAGGCCAGGCGCGTGAAAGGCACCATGCAGCAGGGCAGTCACGAAGTAAACGCACCCCGAGAGGCCTGGGTCTGTGGCATCCAGTACCTGCCCGGGAGTCCCCCCACCTCACTGCAGGCAGCGACACTGCTCCAAGGCAAAGCCCCACCCCAGATCCTGGTGGGGGAGAGAACTCCCTTCTGCTCAGAGGATCAGGCTGGAGCCCCTGATCTCCGTGGGTGCCTGGGCACGCGCGCGTGGGGGGGGTGGCCGGGGTTTGGGGATGCAGCCCACGTGCTGACCCTGCTCTCCGGCCAGCCTGCCGGCCCCCAGCGAGGCGTCCCGCGCGGCCACCACCCGCGAGCTGCTTCTGGCAGCCTTCGAGGACTTGAACCAGGAGCAGATGAAGCGCTTCCGCCACAAGCTGCGGGATGAGCCGCTGAACGGCCGCAGCATCCCGAGGGGGCGGCTGGAAAGCGCGGATGCCGTGGACCTAGCCGAGCTGCTGACCCAGTTCTACGGACCGGAGCCTGCGCTGGATGTGGCCCGCAAGACCCTGAAGAAGGCGGACATCCGCGACACCGCCGCGCGGCTCAAGGAGCAGCGGCTGCAGCGTGAGCCCAGGGTGTAGGGGGACGAGGGGTCGCAGGGTCCCTGTACCTCCATTCCTTCCCGGGACACAGGCCTCCCACCCTCCCGCTTCCCCAGAAAGGCCCGGTGCGTCCCCTGCCCGTGCAAGCTTCACCCACAGATTCACGGGCCTTTAAGTGCTGGGACCCTGGGTGCCCTTGAGGGTGGCGAAGCCTCTCCATTGCGCgcgtccctccctccccccgcgCGCACGTTTAAGTGGCCTCATGACAGGTGTTCCTTTCCAGGGCTCGGGCCCAGCTCTTCAGCGCTGCTCTCAGTGTCCGGTAGGTCTTTGGGTGGGACGCGTAGGCCCTGAGCTGCCCCAGCCGGGAGTCCTGGCTTGAAGCAAGCGTGGCCTCTCGCCAGTCTGGTTCTGACAGCGGCTCCCAGGGAGGAGCGGGTACGGGAGGGCTGTGGGTCGGCGAGGGGGGTTGGGGCGCATCAGGGGAAACTGAGACCTGAGCAGGGTGGGAGGGCAGCTGGCACAGCCCGCCCCATCCTCGGCCCCCTGGCCtcccttacccctccccctcccagagTACAAGAAGAAATACCGAGAGCACGTGCTGTGGCAGCACGCCAAGGTGAAGGAGAGAAACGCGCGCTCGGTGAAGATCAACAAGCGCTTCACCAAGCTGCTCATCGCGCCGGAGAGCGCCGCCCTGGAGCACGACGCCCTGGGACCCGCGCAGGAGCCCGAGCCGGAGCGCGCTTGGCGCTCCGACACCCACACCTTCAACCGCCTGTTCTGCCGCGACGAGCAGGGCCAGCGGCCGCTGACCGTGGTGCTGCAGGGCCCGGCGGGCATCGGCAAGACCATGGCGGCCAAGAAAATCCTGTACGACTGGGCGGCAGGCAAGCTGTACCACGGCCAGGTGGACTTCGCCTTCTTCCTGTCTTGCCGAGAGCTGCTGGAGCGACCGGGCACCTGCAGCCTCGCCGACCTGATCCTGGACCAGTGCCCGGACCGCAGCGCGCCGGTGCGACAGATGCTCGCCGAGTCGGAATCGGAGCGGCTGCTCTTCATCCTGGACGGCGTGGACGAACTGCCGCCGCCGGGGCGGGAGGAGGCGGCGCCCTGCACGGACCCCTTCGAGGCCGCCGGCGGCGCGCGGGTGCTGGGCGGTCTGCTGAGCAAGGCGCTGTTGCCCAAGGCCCGCCTGCTGGTGACGACGCGGACCGCAGCCCCGGGCAGACTGCAGGGCCGCCTGTGCTCCCCGCAGTGCGCCGAGGTGCGCGGCTTCTCCGACAAGGACAAGAAGAAGTACTTCTACAGGTTCTTCCGGGACGAGTGGCGGGCGGAGCGCGCCTACCGCTTCGTGAAGGAGAACGAGACGCTGTTCGCGCTGTGCTACATGCCTTTCGTGTGCTGGATTGTGTGCACCGTTCTGCACGAGCAGCTGAGGCTTGGCCAGGACCTGTCCAGCACCACCAAGACCACCACGTCCGTGTACCTGCTTTTCATCACCAGCATCCTGGGCTCGGCGCCCGCCTCGGACAAGCCCCGGCTGACACGTGAGCTGCGCAGGCTGTGCCGCCTGGCCCGCGAAGGCGTTCTGGGGCGCAGGACCCAGTTCCCAGAGCAGCATCTGGAAAGACTGCAGCTTCGTGGCTCCCTAATCCAGGCGCTGTTTCTCAACAAGAAAGAGCTCCCGGGCGTGCTCCAGACGGAGTTCACCTACCACTTCATTGACCAGAGCTTCCAGGAATTCTTCGCTGCCCTGTCTTACCTGCTGGACGAGGAGGAGCCCCGCGAGGCGCCGCGCGGCGCTGTAGGAGAACTTCTGCGCTGGGGCGCGGAGCTGCGCTGCCACCTCGTGCTCACGACGCGCTTCCTCTTCGGGCTGCTGAACGCGGAGCGGATGCGGGACATAGAGCGCCACCTCGGCTGCGTGGTTTCAGAGTGCGTGAAGCAGGACGTCCTGAAGTGGGTGCAGGACCAGAGCCAGGGGAGCCCTCGGACGGGGCCAGAGGGGGCCGAGGGGGCCGAGGAGACCGACTCCCTGCACGGCACTGAGGAGTCAGAGgaattggaggaggaggaggaggagttcaACTTCCTGCTGCAGCTGCTCTACTGCCTGTACGAGACGCAGGAGGCCGCCTTCGTGCGCCAGGCCCTCCAGAGCGTCCCTGAGCTGGCTCTGGAGTGCCTGCGCTTCAGCCGCATGGACGTGGCTGTCCTGAGCTACTGCGTGCGGTGCTGCCCGGCGGGACAGGCACTGCGGCTGGATAGATGTGCACTGCCCGCtgtgcagaagaagaagaagagcctgATGAAGAGGCTGCAGGGCAGCCTGAGCGGGAGCTCGTGAGTCTCGGGGCGGGCGCCCTCTCCCAGACCCACTCTGTGGGCACCTGAGTGTTCATCTGGGCATGGGGAGCCTGTCCCCGAATCAGAGGCAGAACTTTAGGGCTGGTTGTGCCCACCCTCTTGTGAGGCAGCCTTCCAGCGGCCACCTTCTTCCTCTGGGTGTCCTCTCCATGGCCAGCCCCAAACACCCCCAGCCATCCACAGCCAatcaggggtcttcaaactttttataaaaaccgcccacttttgcagtgctggtcaacctggtccctaccgagcaaccaaacagcgctgcgattggcccaccaggaaagctggcccgcccactagtgggcggcagggaccaggttgaccagcactgcaaaagtgggcggtttttataaaaagtttgacgacccctgcatgGCCATGTAGCTCTACACTAGCCCCCACCCGCGCCCCGGGCTTCGGCACAATGACCTCTGCAATACACCTTGCCCCCTGTGCCTTGAGCCTTCGCACCTGCTGTTTCCTCCACCCAGAACCTGGCCTGCCCGCATGGCCAGCCCAGACTCCTCCGGTTGGCCTGGGACCCCCTTAGGTCTAAACAGTGCCCCATGACCACCATAGGCCATGCCTGTTTCCTTCTCCAGACTTTCAGCTGCTTCAGGGCAAAGCTATTGGTGTCATTGTTTCTGGCACTTAGCTCCAACCCAGCACCTGACCCAGGGGCTCAACATGTTAGGAGAATGAATGTCAGGACGTTGCCAAGGGCAGGCTCAAGGGCAGACCCACGGTGGCAGTATGGGAGACATGCTCCTAGTGGACGCCCATAGACAGCTCCAGTGGGAGGCACACGAGGTCGTGGGTGAGAGGTTTCACttgggtgtggggtgaggacagaGGCAGCTCTGACACGTGAGGACcataggaaggagggagggactgcaaggggctggggaggggggtggactTCACCTTCTTCTCTTTCCCAGCAGCTCTCAATCCGCCACGAGAAAACCCCAGGCCTCCCCACTGCGTCCACTCTGCGACGCCATGACCGACCAGCAGTGTGGTCTGACCAGCCTTACGTGAGTGACCTtgcccctgtcccctcccctggaaGGGACACAGAGCAAGATGTCCTGGGAAGGACAGAGGCGTGACCCTCTCTGGAGATGGCTAAGGGGGGACAGGCTGAGAGCCTGTGGCTCCTGGTGTACCGTGCTGGGCTCAACAAGCCCTGCCCACGTGGGGCATAAGAGCGGAGGGCCGGGGTCTATCATTGGCTTAGGTGCTAGTTAGGAAGGGAGTTGTTGGTCCAATCCAGGTGGGAAGCAGGGTCCAGCTGAGCATTCCGGGAGGGCGTGGAGGAGACCGGAATCTATTCCCACCCAAAGGGAGGCTGCTCTGCGCCATAGGGAGGAGGCCAGGCCTGGCCTCTGAGCCCTTGAGCCAGTCAGTCGGTTTGAGCTCCAGCCTCTTCCCTCTGAAATGGAGCCAGGACAGTCGGTCTCAGAGGGCTGACGTGAGAATCAGTGAGGCCACACAGACACCGCCCTTAGGACGTCCTAACTCTCCCTGTTAGCTGTCACCCAGTGAACAGAGAGTCCGAACAATACAAGAGCCGGTGCTGCTGATGGTGATGGGGCTGGGTGGTGACAGGGGTTCGGTCCCGTCCTCACGACACGGTCACTCAGTTTATTTGGGGGGTATTTCCAGTGACCTGGAAGCAGCACAGGGATCCACAAGGTGATCAGCACAGCTGGTCCGTCAGTCCTGTCACTAAACTAAATACACAACggtgtttatcacagcattgatTTGTGATGGCAAAAAAGTAAAAGCAGCATACCTCCTGGCCGTCAGGGACTGGCTGACTAAACTGCAGCTACCTTAACGTGAGGGACGGTTCTGTGGAGGTCAACGTGTGGCCAGCAAGGTCTGTCTGGGCTCCTCAGAAAGCCCGTGGCCAACCGCGTCTTAAAGAAGACAGGAGCGTGGTCCAGTGTGCGCGCCTGTGCTCAGGGACCCCAGGGTCACCTGTGGTGACAAGGAGCAAGGGAGCTGTGCAGCCAACGCCTCTCCAGACTGAACCTCAGCGTCCAGGGAAGGGGCAGTTTGCACAGCTGGGATGCAGCGAGGTGGCCCAGGGACCTGAGATAGACCCTGTGCTCTGGACCACAGGCTGTCCTGCTGCAAACTCCCGGACTCGGTGTGCCGTGACCTGTCCAAGGCCCTGAGGAAGGCCCCCGCCCTGACTGAGCTAAGCCTCCTTCACAACGGCCTCGGCGAGGGGGGCCTTCGTGTGCTGAGTGAGGGCCTGGCCTGGCCAGGGTGCCGGGTGCAGACACTCAGGTGAGGTTGCGTCTGGGAGGGACTGAGGgacgggacccccccccccccgccagcagCTCCTGAGGTCAACCTTCCCCCAGGCTGCAGCAGCAcggcctccaggaagccctccagtACATAATCCGCGCTCTGGAGCACAGCCCGGCACTGACCACCCTAGACCTCAGCGGCTGCCAGCTGTCAGGACCCACGGTGACCTACCTGTGCGCCGTCCTGCAGTATCCAGGATGCCGCCTGCAGACCCTTAGGTGCAGGCCGCCGCGAGGCGGGGGCTGGGAACACACCTCCCCGGCCTGGGTTGGGGTGGGATCCTGGAGGCTGCCCCTggaccagcgattttcaaccggtgCGCCGTGGCACGCCGTGCGCGGCAAGAACTTCTCAAACAGGCAGTACCTGACTAGTTAGCcggggacactgacctcttttcccttgagtaaccaaatttaaaaatgacaacagccaatacaacagcTGTGTGGTGTGAAGTAATCAaaattacaccttttttttttttttttttggtcagactggcaaaaaagacacattttctggtgtgctgcagaattttagtaattagtttacgtgtgccatgagatgaaaaggttgaaaatcgctgccccaggccctgaaaaacagcccccccccccagggtcctCACGAGTGACCACAATCCCTGGAGACTCACCCCACAAAGCCCTGGCCCCAGCCCTTGGACGCTCTACCAGACCAAACAGCCATCTGTTGTCTGGCGCCATGGTCACAGTCGGGGTCAATGATCCCCACTCTCTCTTACTCCTCAGAGGCCTGGAGGGCAGTTCCCGCCCCTTGTCCTCAGCCTCTGGCCACCTCCAAGGGGCCATCTTCTGTCGCTGTGCAACTGTGGCACGGCCCAGGCCAATAGCCCCATCCCTGCCCCCCTGCGGCCCTCTCATCACCTCCATCCCCCCGCCCGgactctccctgcctcccaccaaccccctcccctgtcctctgtATGTGCCTGTAGTCTGACCTCTGTGGAGCTGAGCGAGCAGTCACTGGAGGAGCTGCGAGCCGTGAGGACAGCCAAACCGGACCTGGTCATCACACACCCAGCGCTGAGCAGCCACTCTGAGCCTCCCAGGGGACTGAACACAGCCTTCTGAGGCCCCGGAGGCCAGCGCCAGCGGGAGGACTACAGTCAGAGGAGTCCCTGTTCTGAAGATGTGAGGATGTCGCTCTCAGCTGTGAGGCCCTggacaggcagggagaggccTAGGTGGACATGGCCCCTTTCCTGGGACAGGGTCTGGgacatgcccctcccccccacaacaTAGGGACAGCCAGAGACGACTCCTCCCTCCCCTTAACCTCCACTGGGGCTCCACCCACCTTGCTCTGCTGGGACCCTCACCCACCTCCTTGCAGACCCCCTACCACAGCACCCACCACGACGCCGAGAGTCCTGTGACTGAGCACCTGCCGTGGGTTGACATTGACCTGGTGTGCTGGGTGCAGAGTGGCGTCTTCCCTGGTCCCATCTCCATCTGCTCTAGGGGACCCGTGGCCCCACAGTTCTGCCCCTGGCCACCAAGGATCAAGTAGGGGCTGACCCTTGACCAGAGGTAGACAGGCCACCATCCCCCCTCAGGAATGTGGGTCTTGACTTGAGGAGTGAAGCCATCCCTGTGGCTATGTGCTTCCGCCCAGAGATGTCCACTTGCTGTCTCAGGTCTTCAGGAACAGAGACCAAGACAGAGTGGAATTGGCAGTGGCCCGACTCTGGGTGGTGGCTGTGATGTGGGGGGTGGGCAGCCTGCGTCTGCTAATAATAAATCCTTTGCAATCATTTGTTGTTTCTGTTGCACGTGACCAGGCATCCTAACCACCCTTCCTTTGGTTCCTAACCCATCTTCATGGGGTGGGGCTGTAGTGCCTGTTTCAAAGATGAAGACACCAAGGGTCAGGGGGACAGCCCGGCTGCAAGGCTTGATGGACAGGCCAGCAGTAGCCAGCCCTCAAGTCCCTGTTCAACACTGCTGGGCTTGGCCAGCTCTTGAGACCCCACCCAGGTGGAGGGGACCCGAGAGTcagcccctccacctcccagagGAAATGCCCTTTCATAATCGACTTCCAAATCCAGTCATTCATTCTACAAAACAGACAaaagcccctgccctccccctcacccccggaGCTGGCATTCCAGCtggaagacagacaataaacacgCGTAGCAAATGGGGCGGGGGAGCCTGAACCAAGGGCTTCTGTGACCTGTAAGGGGCCTGGGAACCTCACTGAGGACAGGGGCCCTGAGGACCTCCTGAAGGAAAGAGTTCCAGGCCAGGAACGAGCAGCTGGGTGTCAACGCCACGGAGGGTAAGTGTCTCGGTCAGTCCAGGCTGCTTGCTGTAACAAAACACCATACACTGGCAGGTTATCAGCAACAGAAACTTGTTTCTGTTCCTGAAGACCTTAGACAGCAAGACCGTTCAGAAGTCTTCCCAGGGCGGATGCTGGTGAAGACCTCGTTGTGTTCACGGCTCACGCTCTGCGAACTGCGAAGTCCACAATcaaggtcaggggtccccaaactttttacacaggggcccagttcactgtccctcagaccattggagggccggactataaaaaaaaaactatgaacaaatccctatgcacactgcacatatcttaaagtaaaaaaacaaaacggaaaacaaatataacatttaaaataaagaacaagtaagtttaaatcaacaaactgaccagtatttcaatgggaactatgctcttctcactgaccaccaatgaaagaggtgccccttccagaagtgcagtgggggccggataaatggcctcagggggccacatgtggcccgcgggccgtagtttggggacccctgatcaagGTGCTGGTTACTTCACTGTCTGGGGAGGGCCCTGCTCCTGGGTGCAGGTAGCTCTTCACGCGGTAGAGACCTTGCTTGCTCTCTGGCCTCTTATAAGGACACGTGCCCCATTCTTGATGGCTCTTGACTTAATTACCTCCAAAAGGCCCcgcctccaaataccatcacactggggatTAGATGTCAACAGACAGACAGGTTTTGGGGCCACAGACATTCAGTCCACAGCAGGGAGCACTCTCAGAACCTCCAAGTGTCGCAGAAGAAGGAAGCCAGGCTGTGTGGAGCGGGGGAGGGGGCCTACGTGGCTTGTCCTCTGCTGAGGTGGGTGCCTCTGAGCAGAAGGCCTGGTCTGACCTCACCACCCTCAGGCCCAAAGGGCAgagcagaagcagaagcagaaagcATGGTGTGGGCTAACCCAGGAAGTCACTGTGGGACAGTGACGAGCAGGCCTGCAAGGCGGGACCAGCGGGTCTGGTGGGTGGAGGTGGATAGGGGACCACACAGGTGGAGGTGCGGCAGGAAGAGCAGCGTCAGGGGACATGTTGCAGCTGAGTGTCTCTGGCTGGGACCGAGTGGAGAACACCTGCGTCATTGGGGTCCAACACCTGGGTCAGCCCGTGGAGTGAGACACGAGGATGAAACAGGCCCAGGCCCAAGGCTGGAGCGTCCAGGCGGGCAGGTGGGCAGGAGAGGAGATAGAAGGGGAGAGGCTGAGGAGACCTGGGCAAAGAGGAGGACACTTCCGCAGGACCCCCGGGACTCTCCTGCAGGGCAGGCAGCAGGGAGGGCTGCAGCCAGAGGCCCCTGCCCCTCTCGGACCCGCTGTAGGGGACATCTCTGAGGTTAAGGCTGGCACTCTGCTTCTCACACACGTTCCCTCAAGGCCCATCTCCGCCCGCGGCCCACCGGGTCTGCACAGCGACCCACGCAGCCTCAGGGGTTGGGATCGGGGCTGTAACCCAACCCACATGCGCTGTCCCGGCCCCGTCTTTCCTGCGCGCCCCGGGGGCGGGGACCAGCCTCCCGTCCCGCCCGCCCTGCACCGCCCTGGGGGCGGGGATTGAGGGACCTTCCGGCCGACACGGTAGCAACAGGCCACCTCTCCGTCCCGCCCGGGAGCGGGAGCGGCAGCGCTGACCCGGCGGGGCTGCGGTGAGCCCAGAGACGGCGGTGACCCTTCCTCCCGAGGCTCTGGCCTGGCCTCTCGATCCCTCAGCCCTTCCCAGCGCCCTAGGACTGCACCCCCCGACACCCCACAGCGCCCCAAGGCGGCCTCCTTGGGGAGCAGTGTTCGTGGGCGCAGGCCTCCTCACTTCCACCCACAGGGTGGGGCTCTGGGATTGCGGCCTGGAGAGAAACGGAAGGGTTAGGACCGGGGGTCTCAAGGTGTAGTCTGGGGACTAAGTTGGGTCCTGGGACATCAATATTAGGGGTGACAGCTTTTCCTAGGGTGGCTCCAAAGTGGGGTTTCTGAGAACCAGGGCTGCCCAGGTGGGCCTACACTCCTGCCGTCATCTGTCGAGGACGTCAGCCACGTTCCAAGGGCAGGGGGCTTTGGGGTTAACTCTGTCAGAAGAGGGAGACCCAGGCAAATCGGGGGTCCCCTGATCCCCACCCTTTTCCAGACCCCTCCTTTGAAAAAGGCTTCCCATGGCGGATGCTGGTGAAGACCCCACCGTGTTCACGGCTCACGCTCTGCCCAGTGACCCCCGGCTCTGGGCCACCGTGACCAACGCATACTTGGGCACACGTGTCTATCATGACACCCTGCATGTGAGTGGCGTATACAATGGGGCCTTGGGGGATACACACCGGGCCATTCTACCCAGTCCCCTCAACGTCCAGCTGGAGGCCTCTGCAGGGACAGGAGAGCCGATGACCACGGCCTTTGTCCTGGACACTAACACAGGTAGCCGCTGCTCGTCCTGCCAGCCCTCCTCGCCCCAGCCATGGTTCCAGATTAGTGGGGGAACTGATCCTCTCCTGGCGTCTTCTAAGTCAGGATGCCCAGCTCAAAGGAAAGGCCCCGGGCCGCTGCCTTTTGAGACCTAGTGGACGGGGCAGGGCTCCTGGACTGGCAGGGCCTGGGAGCCCCAGTGAACTGGAACTTCCTGCACAGGGCAGCTCAGCTCCGGAGGCGGGTCTGCCTCCCTGAAGGGAGAGGGGGGCTCCACTCCCAGCGCAGAAAGGCCAGCAGCTTGGTAACTGTTCTCACTGGCCCTGCGTGGGGCAGGGAGGTGACGTGTCTGTTTTCCCCTCTGCCACCCCCAGGGTCCTTTCTGCACACCCTGGAGGGCCCCAGCTTCCGGGCCTCCCAACGCATCTATGCCCACCGCACCCTGCCGCATGTCCTGGCCTTCCGTGTGTCCATCACCCGCCTGGCCACGGCGAGCCGGCCCGTCACGGTGCGGCTGCGGTCTGCCTTCCGCCCAGAAAGCCCGGACTTGGACCTGCACTGGGGGCCTGACTTCCGGGGAGCCCGGTGAGAAGGGGCTGCAGGCCAGCCGGGGGGCCCGGGAGGAAGCCTGTCCCTAAGACACAGCCATGCTCTCGTAGGTACCTGTATGGCCTCACGCTCACCCCTGAGCGGCCCGGGGGGCTGCAGCAAGAGGTGCACATGCTGTGGACACCAgtgcccccagccctcaccctGGGGGAAGGCGAGGAAGACAGGACCTGGGAGTTCCTGACGGTGGTGGGCAGCAGCCAGGCTGAGGCCCAGGCCTG is drawn from Saccopteryx leptura isolate mSacLep1 chromosome 1, mSacLep1_pri_phased_curated, whole genome shotgun sequence and contains these coding sequences:
- the NLRP6 gene encoding NACHT, LRR and PYD domains-containing protein 6 isoform X2, whose protein sequence is MDQAEASSLSLPAPSEASRAATTRELLLAAFEDLNQEQMKRFRHKLRDEPLNGRSIPRGRLESADAVDLAELLTQFYGPEPALDVARKTLKKADIRDTAARLKEQRLQRLGPSSSALLSVSEYKKKYREHVLWQHAKVKERNARSVKINKRFTKLLIAPESAALEHDALGPAQEPEPERAWRSDTHTFNRLFCRDEQGQRPLTVVLQGPAGIGKTMAAKKILYDWAAGKLYHGQVDFAFFLSCRELLERPGTCSLADLILDQCPDRSAPVRQMLAESESERLLFILDGVDELPPPGREEAAPCTDPFEAAGGARVLGGLLSKALLPKARLLVTTRTAAPGRLQGRLCSPQCAEVRGFSDKDKKKYFYRFFRDEWRAERAYRFVKENETLFALCYMPFVCWIVCTVLHEQLRLGQDLSSTTKTTTSVYLLFITSILGSAPASDKPRLTRELRRLCRLAREGVLGRRTQFPEQHLERLQLRGSLIQALFLNKKELPGVLQTEFTYHFIDQSFQEFFAALSYLLDEEEPREAPRGAVGELLRWGAELRCHLVLTTRFLFGLLNAERMRDIERHLGCVVSECVKQDVLKWVQDQSQGSPRTGPEGAEGAEETDSLHGTEESEELEEEEEEFNFLLQLLYCLYETQEAAFVRQALQSVPELALECLRFSRMDVAVLSYCVRCCPAGQALRLDRCALPAVQKKKKSLMKRLQGSLSGSSSQSATRKPQASPLRPLCDAMTDQQCGLTSLTLSCCKLPDSVCRDLSKALRKAPALTELSLLHNGLGEGGLRVLSEGLAWPGCRVQTLRLQQHGLQEALQYIIRALEHSPALTTLDLSGCQLSGPTVTYLCAVLQYPGCRLQTLSLTSVELSEQSLEELRAVRTAKPDLVITHPALSSHSEPPRGLNTAF
- the NLRP6 gene encoding NACHT, LRR and PYD domains-containing protein 6 isoform X3, giving the protein MDQAEASSLSEASRAATTRELLLAAFEDLNQEQMKRFRHKLRDEPLNGRSIPRGRLESADAVDLAELLTQFYGPEPALDVARKTLKKADIRDTAARLKEQRLQRLGPSSSALLSVSEYKKKYREHVLWQHAKVKERNARSVKINKRFTKLLIAPESAALEHDALGPAQEPEPERAWRSDTHTFNRLFCRDEQGQRPLTVVLQGPAGIGKTMAAKKILYDWAAGKLYHGQVDFAFFLSCRELLERPGTCSLADLILDQCPDRSAPVRQMLAESESERLLFILDGVDELPPPGREEAAPCTDPFEAAGGARVLGGLLSKALLPKARLLVTTRTAAPGRLQGRLCSPQCAEVRGFSDKDKKKYFYRFFRDEWRAERAYRFVKENETLFALCYMPFVCWIVCTVLHEQLRLGQDLSSTTKTTTSVYLLFITSILGSAPASDKPRLTRELRRLCRLAREGVLGRRTQFPEQHLERLQLRGSLIQALFLNKKELPGVLQTEFTYHFIDQSFQEFFAALSYLLDEEEPREAPRGAVGELLRWGAELRCHLVLTTRFLFGLLNAERMRDIERHLGCVVSECVKQDVLKWVQDQSQGSPRTGPEGAEGAEETDSLHGTEESEELEEEEEEFNFLLQLLYCLYETQEAAFVRQALQSVPELALECLRFSRMDVAVLSYCVRCCPAGQALRLDRCALPAVQKKKKSLMKRLQGSLSGSSSSQSATRKPQASPLRPLCDAMTDQQCGLTSLTLSCCKLPDSVCRDLSKALRKAPALTELSLLHNGLGEGGLRVLSEGLAWPGCRVQTLRLQQHGLQEALQYIIRALEHSPALTTLDLSGCQLSGPTVTYLCAVLQYPGCRLQTLSLTSVELSEQSLEELRAVRTAKPDLVITHPALSSHSEPPRGLNTAF
- the NLRP6 gene encoding NACHT, LRR and PYD domains-containing protein 6 isoform X1, with the protein product MDQAEASSLSLPAPSEASRAATTRELLLAAFEDLNQEQMKRFRHKLRDEPLNGRSIPRGRLESADAVDLAELLTQFYGPEPALDVARKTLKKADIRDTAARLKEQRLQRLGPSSSALLSVSEYKKKYREHVLWQHAKVKERNARSVKINKRFTKLLIAPESAALEHDALGPAQEPEPERAWRSDTHTFNRLFCRDEQGQRPLTVVLQGPAGIGKTMAAKKILYDWAAGKLYHGQVDFAFFLSCRELLERPGTCSLADLILDQCPDRSAPVRQMLAESESERLLFILDGVDELPPPGREEAAPCTDPFEAAGGARVLGGLLSKALLPKARLLVTTRTAAPGRLQGRLCSPQCAEVRGFSDKDKKKYFYRFFRDEWRAERAYRFVKENETLFALCYMPFVCWIVCTVLHEQLRLGQDLSSTTKTTTSVYLLFITSILGSAPASDKPRLTRELRRLCRLAREGVLGRRTQFPEQHLERLQLRGSLIQALFLNKKELPGVLQTEFTYHFIDQSFQEFFAALSYLLDEEEPREAPRGAVGELLRWGAELRCHLVLTTRFLFGLLNAERMRDIERHLGCVVSECVKQDVLKWVQDQSQGSPRTGPEGAEGAEETDSLHGTEESEELEEEEEEFNFLLQLLYCLYETQEAAFVRQALQSVPELALECLRFSRMDVAVLSYCVRCCPAGQALRLDRCALPAVQKKKKSLMKRLQGSLSGSSSSQSATRKPQASPLRPLCDAMTDQQCGLTSLTLSCCKLPDSVCRDLSKALRKAPALTELSLLHNGLGEGGLRVLSEGLAWPGCRVQTLRLQQHGLQEALQYIIRALEHSPALTTLDLSGCQLSGPTVTYLCAVLQYPGCRLQTLSLTSVELSEQSLEELRAVRTAKPDLVITHPALSSHSEPPRGLNTAF